One genomic window of Rissa tridactyla isolate bRisTri1 unplaced genomic scaffold, bRisTri1.patW.cur.20221130 scaffold_29, whole genome shotgun sequence includes the following:
- the LOC128903336 gene encoding olfactory receptor 14J1-like: MSNSSSITQFLLQAFADTRELQLLHFGLFLGIYLAALLANGLIITAIACDHRLHTPMYFFLFNLSLLDLGSISTTVPKSMANSLWDTRAISYAGCVTQVFFFFFCAVAEFYLLTVMSYDRYVAICKPLHYGTLLGSRACVHMAAAAWGSGFLYALLHTANTFSLPLCQGNALDQFFCEIPQILKLSCSHSYLREVGLLVLGCFLAFVCFVFIVLSYVQIFRAVLRIPSEQGRHKAFSTCLPHLAVVSLFVSTAVFAYLKPPSISSPSLDVVVAVLYSVVPPAVNPLIYSMRNQELKDALWKLM; this comes from the coding sequence atgtccaacagcagctccatcacccagttcctcctccaggcattcgcagacacacgggagctgcagctcttgcacttcgggctcttcctgggcatctacctggctgccctcctggccaacggcctcatcatcaccgccatcgcctgtgaccaccgcctccacacccccatgtacttcttcctcttcaacctctccctccttgacctgggctccatctccaccactgtccccaaatctatggccaattccctgtgggacaccagggccatctcctatgcaggatgtgttacacaggtcttttttttctttttctgtgctgtagcagagttttatcttctcaccgtcatgtcctatgaccgctacgttgccatctgcaaacccctgcactacgggaccctcctgggcagcagagcttgtgtccacatggcagcagctgcctggggcagtgggtttctctatgctctcctgcacacggccaatacattttccctgcccctctgccagggcaatgccctggaccagttcttctgtgaaatcccccagatcctcaagctctcctgctcacactcctacctcagggaagttgggcttcttgtattagggtgttttttagcttttgtgtgctttgtgttcatcgtgctgtcctatgtgcagatcttcagggccgtgctgaggatcccctctgagcagggacggcacaaagccttctccacgtgcctccctcacctggccgtggtctccctgtttgtcagcactgccgtgtttgcctacctgaagcccccctccatctcctcaccatccctggatgtggtggtggctgtgctgtactccgtggtgcctccagccgtgaaccccctcatctacagcatgaggaaccaggagctcaaggatgccctctggaaattaatg